The Drosophila innubila isolate TH190305 chromosome 2R unlocalized genomic scaffold, UK_Dinn_1.0 1_C_2R, whole genome shotgun sequence DNA window tgatgaggacgaGGAGACGGGCCTTGTGCCCTCCAAGAAACGGACGCGCAAGCGACTCGATAGCAGCGCCATGGACTTGGAGGAGTCACAGGATCTGCAGCAGGCGCAGCACAACGATGACGAAGATGACGACGAGGATGACTCGGAGGATGAAGATTCAATGGCCGAAGATGGCGCCAGCAAGGACACTGGCCACATGACCCAAACGCCGCCCTGCAGTCCCGTCAAGTCcctcaacaacagcagctctCCCGTGGGCATCAATCGAAGGTGCGTCCTCCAAATCTTGGAACCAgcttgtattattatttatgctttgccttaaaataattacagtggtctattaagtttgtttaaaaaaatttgcgaagcaggtagaaggaggcgtggcagattctatagagtatatattcttgatcagcatcactAGCCAAGttgatatagcaatgtccgtctgtataaacacctagatctcagagactataagagctagacacaccaaacttggtatttcGGTTCCTCAACATTGAAGGGAAatcaagttattttttttttcttggatcggaccactatatcatatagttgttataggaccgatcggtcgaaaatcaagttttagtatgaaaacttttttattttattagatatcgtaaccaaaccgacaaaatatgcttttaagttggtcttatacatcctgaccaaatttagtgccaatcggtctactatatcatatagctgctataggaacaatcgatcgaaaatcaagttttagtatgaaaacttttttgtatgttgatatatctcaaccaaactgacagaatattcattgaagttggtcttatacatcatcaacgaagttggttcaaatcagtccactatatcatatagctgccataggaacaatcggtcgaaaaccaagttttagtatgaaaaaattttttgttttatgagatatcgtaaaaaaactgatagaatattcaATAATGTTGATCTTATACATCCACACcgaagttggttaaaatcggttcactatatcatatagctgccataggaacaatcggtcgaaaattaagttttagtatgaaaacttttttgttttatgagaaatcgtaatcaaactgatagaatatgcatttatgttagtcttatacatccagACCAAATTTAGggcaaatcggtccactatatcatatagctgccataggaacaatcggtcgaaaatcaagttttaatatgaaaaacttgcttgtcttatgagatatcgtaattaAACTGATGTTCATTTcacttgtttattttagaacGGCCATTTTACTGACGCGCAAGGCGCAGGCGGCGCTTAAGCGACCCTCGGAGCCACTGACGACGCCTGTCAAGGAGGAGGAGCACCACCACAACTCGCAATCATCCAGCACGCAGTCAACCAGCGCCAGTGGCAGCTCCAGttccacaacaacagctgccacagccGCCTCCAGCGGCACGTTGAATGCCACGCTGgcaactgccacgcccacgccgaCTTTGACGCACAACAACATGGCagcgggagcgggagcgggagcAGGAGGTGGAGTGTCCGCTGTCGCTAGTCTAACGCCCACGTCGCTGGCTAGCTACCATAAGCTGAGCCTAAGTCTGGGCTCAAGTCTGGCGCTGGACAAGTCACCCAAGCGACCAGCGCGTTACCGTCGTCTGCCTTCGATGTCATCACCAAAGAAGTCACCGAATCCacaaacagctgctgctgctgctgccgctgttcctcctcctgctgctgctgctgttcctgctgcGGTGCCAGCGGAACCTCTGCCTTTTGAGCGCATCCCGGACAGCTTTCGGGTGTACAGAGCCAACAATCAGCGCGATGTCAGCGACAGCGACGAGGCACCATCGCAATCCAGTAGTccctgcagcagctgctccgACTTCAGCATGTCCGGCAGTTGCTCCGACTTTGACAGCGACGAGGCGAGTGACGGAGATGCGCACAGCGATGATGGCGACTCGGACAGCGTGAAGGGGGGAGCGCATGGTATGAATGATGACTCGCAGGGGGATTGCACCACGGATGCAATGGATCTGCAGCATGCGACGCTGCACAACACGCAGGGCAATGGCAACATGGccatcagcagcagcgacagcagctcATCCGACAGCGACGATgaacagctgcagctggatGCCAAGCAGCGTGTGAGCACACGCagcactcccactcccacgcCCTTGGTGGGCCGTGGTGGTGGCATCTGCGCAGCTCGAGGGCGTGGCAAGCGGCGCAGTAATCTCAGTGAATCCACCAGCTCCACAGCAACACCGCCACCGCTGATCCGCAAGGCGGGCAAGTTGCGTGCAGCCACGCCCAATGCATCGCCGCTAGTGAATAACATCAAAGGACGACGGAGCACGACCAGCACACATTGCCACAGCATTGCCACAGCCAGCACAACCACGACAGCTGCCTTaacgaacaacaacaggagcagcaaGCTGCACCACGAACTGGAGGAGGCGGGCAGAGCGGCGGGCGGAGCCAGTGGCGAGTTTCTGGTGCGGCACAACAGCACACACAAGGCGACGGCATCGCTGGAGCCACTGCAGCTGGTGTGGGCGAAATGCCGTGGCTACCCTTGGTATCCGGCGCTCATCTTGGATCCCAAGACACCCAAGGGTTTCGTCTACAATGGAGTGCCACTGCCAGCACCGCCCACCGATGTGCTGGCCCTGCGCAAGAACTGCATGGACGATGTGGTCTTCCTGGTGCTCTTCTTCGACGTGAAGCGGACGTGGCAATGGCTGCCCGCCAACAAGCTGGACATCCTGGGCATTGACAAGCAGCTGGACCAGCAGAAGCTCGTCGAGTCGCGCAAACCCGCCGAACGCAAGGCCGTCAAGAAGGCGTACCAGGATGCACTGCACTACCAGAGTCAGGTATCCGATCTAGAGGGTCAGGGCCCCGATCCCATCATGTGAAAGCTGTTTGCCCAATTGCATTTAACCGTCAactgttaaatgttaaatgcatCCCCCTCCCGCCTTGTAATTATGTTAATGAATATTCGttaaatacgaatacgaataggaatatgaatatgaatattcGCTCTCGAAATAGTCCAGCCAGATGCAGGGAAAACGAGCTGGGAACTATCGTTTGTATTGTTACTTGAGAAGGCCCTCCATTAgagtatttcttttaaatatttacttacaaCTATTTTTGAACTACACACTTCTCTGTTCTTCAGCGTATCTTTCGAATTTGATTTCGAACTTTCCAACTTTCGAATTTCCAATTTTACACTGCAAGtggcattttgatttttgattgttttcccttcttaacaaaaaaagtgaagaaactttttaattagttattaCTTCTTATTGTAAAAATTCTGTAAAGTTAAATTCTTTCGCCCTTTTCCCGCCAGAAAACCTAGCAACAACACCTACAACAAATGGAATTAAAAACCTCAAGACGTTTcaagaaaaatcaaatcaatgtttaagttaaatagttttaagcataaacaaaatcatgaaaaatagaaaatagttaagcatatataaaaaaatgaaatgtgtaaaaaaagCCAGAACATTTACAAATAGCATTaaattgtgtatgtgtgtatgcgtatgtttgtgtgagtgtgtgtatatgtctATTAAGTGTGTTCCGTTTTTAATTTCCGTATGAACAAATATGCAACAAGTTTGATTATTATTACGATGTAttacgacgatgatgatgatgatgatgattattattattattataattattataattacggtgtgtaattaatgcaaattattagaaaataagtgaaaaaaaCGTAGAAAATTAAGGTTTGTAGTAGATGCCCATAACAAGattgaatattgtttaaatttaacggTCAAGTAAAGTgcagaaaataaatgttttaaacaaatacaatatgttCAATGCCTTTCATTTATGTTACTTATACGATTACAGTTTTGCAGTCTCGAAAGCCTGGCATACAGTTTGAGAGTCATAGCGCCGACACTGTCACAATAACTCGATTTAAGCCAATTTAATTGGACAGAAAACGTGTTAAATGagcgaataaaaataaagaaaaataaaaataaaaaaagaagaagaaatacgCGTACAGATCAGCAGACCAGATGACAGATTGGACAACTGGCGAGATTGTCGCAAATACGCAAATAtacgaaataataaaaaatacttttcaatcaatttaatacaaaataaagagACGCGTCATTATTTGCGTGTGTTTAAGACTGACAAAATACGCGTACGCATAATCGCATTGCATTTATCAAACTCGGCTTAAAGCGGGTAAATGATTGGCAACAGGTGAATGACAACAATTTAATAGAACGCCCAAAATCCCAGGCTACATTTGACCTTAAttattaatgcaaattaatttgtgaCTGTCTGCGATTGAGGTTTATTGATGTGGATGttaagtagttgttgttaattgTTGCTTGTCGTTGTTAGTGGTGTTGCTAGTTGCTAGTGTTCACTTGACAGCGTCGTGTAGGTCACTGTGCAGGGACGTAGGCAAAGGGGGGAAGTCCTCACCTCCCTCCCCCCCTGCACTCATGGCTAACACATTTTTAGCTTTCTTAATTTAGCTAGAGTAGTATCACATCactttaaataactaaaacaaTTTAGAACTCTGGATCTTTCATTGCTTAAAAGGTGTTGAGTACAGTGGTACCACTCATGGAAGTATATAACAGATACAGAAAGGTCCGAGCTTACATTTTTCAGACATGTTGGCGGATATATAGAAAGATCGGTTGCtagaaattcatttcaaatattaacaataattatttttataggtagatatatttggtaaaaaagaaattattttaatgcccTTAATgcctttttattatatttaaaaatcaatttaatttaatttaatacattttggcATTAATGACAAGTAAATCttacaaatatcaaaatatagttggtgaattaaatgttaatatttataaaaattttactttttacaaaaactgattaatttattttgaatttattatataaaacatttctaaaattaataaaactataatttatatattttactttttacaaaaactgattaatatattttgaatttattaaataaaacattcctaaaatttataattttcagaaattggaaataaattaatggcAGTAGTTTTTAGTGCTTTCGAAAATCTGttcgaaaaattaaatctttgaCATTTAAAGAGCTCGAAAATTCTTAAATGGTTGTGTTGAAAATTAATTCTCTTAAAAATCTTTAGAGATTTGAATAGAGTGAtatactatgaaaaaaaattactatacCCCCCTTCAGTCAAAGCTGCCTACGCCCCTGTCACTGTGCGTTGGCGCTCTAAttgatgtatttatttattaattgcttGTACGGGCCAACATAAAACGGAACTGCGTCTTGGCCAGGCAAACAGTGAGCAATTCACTGGACAggccaagtgtgtgtgtgtgtgtgtgtgtgtctctggcAATTGGAGCACGCTTCAATGTTTTGTCTCGCAAACTGGAACTTCCCACAATTGgcagaagagaaaaaaacgaGTTCActgacaatttcaatttggccAAATGACGTAAATGCTACTACCAAtggccaaaacaacaaaaggcttataaaaagaatattttgtgcatgaaaataaattggcCTTGGCTCGCgctttgttttatgtttatttttaaaaatgccaaatgatTAAGAAAGGCTTGTATTAATAATACAATGTGCCAGTTTTATTCCCCCAAATTCTTTCCCCCCTCACACCTCACAGCCCCAAGaaattattaactaaatttacccaatttttttgtaaagtaaAATCCTAAATAAGCTGGTCAACAATtcaatgtattttgtttttggaaaaacacttttttgctGACGCTGCTTTTTTAACCATTCACAAATATTCATTGAagctcagttgttgttgttgtttgattttattaaattgagttGGGGGTTAAacgcttaaattaatttgcacgCAGCAAGTTCCGTACTATGACGTACTAGCTTCAAAATGGAACTCGGATTGGGTTTTTTAGGTAATATTTTATTCGAAACTCCCCAACGCACGTGATGTTAGCAACGTGtctcaagcaacaacaataacaacaataatgcaaatcaaatcTGAGAAATATTTTGTGGAATTTTGAAATGTGCAGTTCAAGTCCGTTTATTGGCCATTAGCTTTTTGCCTTGTCTCGAAATTCGgcagaaaatatttacataaattggTAGCCACTTTCAGcatgttttatgtatatagtatgtgtgtgtgttttattgttgttgccttacAAGGttcagcgacaacaacaggaaAAGCATCTCAAATATCAACAGTtgacagtatttttttttttttttaacttcttttTTGTATGTGACATCTTAATGAATCCGATGAGTGCgctaattaaatgtaattaacgCTTGTGCTCGCACTCGTTTTCGTATCGTGCAAACGCTCACaaaaattgcgtatacgccgcgtaTGCCGCATGTCAACTTTCAGCTAAGCAAAGTTCTCCATGCAATGATAAGATAAGCAGCAACGTGCGGACGTGCCTCCATTTACATTTGCATATCCATTTCTACATTTCTCCATTTCTCCATCGTTTTTAATAGAGCGCGTGGtcaacagaaaaattaaaataaattgcgcTTCTGACGCACAGCACCCGAAAATTCTCGCCCATTGGCGAGAAATGATTTCTTTCAGTTCCCCTGTCCAGACGAGCATGTGACGTCGCAgtcagcgtcaacgtcgacgtcgacgtcgctgttaGCGTTGCTGGCGTGACTGTGGTCAGTTCAAGAAATCTATAAGtatgcttataaataaaatctatacTATGTAGATACCGCAGACTTTGGCACTTGGCAACAAGATTTCCAAAACGTTGGCAATTCACCTGAGTTGTGATGAAATTTTGGGCAATCTGAGAAAGTAGCTTAACTGAAATGTAAGCATTGTATTGTATCGATTACGTGGAAAGGTGAAATAAATGGTATTCCAATGACAATACACAATACACGCACTTTTGTCATGTGAGAGTGTAGCTCTCACAAGTGTAAAGATTGAATAAGAAACCAGTATGTCAAGAATGTGACTGTGGCATAcctcttaaatatatttaatacagtCAAACTAGCCGACACtcggaaaaaatattaaaaaatataaaaatatattaagaaattcGTCTTTGGTTTAAAACGCCATAGAACTTAGAAAAATGTCTATTTATcggaaatatttttcttaactattgaaaatattaccATAAAAAAGTGTTCTTTAAGCAATATCatttctttttgaatttagaaattatatatCAATTGTCATGGGTCCGAGAGcctagtttttataaaaatggtaTTACATTTCAGAAAAGATAagtctaattttttatttttttttttaaagattttctgaatttcacggtaaaaatctaatttttttttttttgggtgtatAGTGAATTTGCAAGAGAGAAGCAATTcactttatattatttaaacttgattaaactgaattgCGCGCTATTCCAGAGTCACGTACACGTTTGAATTCAATTCATAACAGCGAAATTGAGGAAGAAATTCGACCTATATGTTAACAAATGCATTACATAtctaatatttatgtttggcAACTGAATTTACACTTCTATTACAAGTTTAACACTTGACTGACAGTTTTCTGTGTGTTACGtaattagcatttaaattgacGCAAACCTTTTTTATTCTTCATGCAAAATTGCTgagaatttataatataatgagaacaataataaataaatgagaacAATATACTTGCGtgaatacaaacaaatatttccaAATAATTTGCACATTCTTTATGcctgaaaatataatttaatttacatgatttttattGCCTACCCTTAGTGCAAATATCCCTCGGAGACGGCAGACAGATGCCATATATAGtatgaaataaatgtatactatatgtataagtCTGTGAATTGCCAATATAACGGCGCCGGCTGAACTTAACTTGAATTAACgtgtattattaaattgaaaccgGTTGAGGTCTGAGTGAGTTTTGCCTCCCAACTGGTAACTCCCAAGAAAATACCAAGAAGATGATCCTCTGTCGACGGTCAGCGTCATGCAGGCGCGACCCAACGGCGACTGTACAACAGTTGtggataaaaataataccTGGCCATATTTGGGTCTCATCTGGGGGTCGAACCAATGTGATCTCTGTATTtcgaattaatattttgacaaaTGTCTGTCGCACTTAAATGATTACCACATTGGGAGAAGCTGGAGATGGAGGAGAAGAAAGagaagaaagagaaggagcaggagaagcagaaggaggaaaacaaggaggaggagcagctggCTGCCCTTCGCATCGTTTAATTTATGGATGGAACTTGCAGCCATAAATTGACAGGCCTGCAACTAAAAATATCTCACACTTGACCTTCAAACAGTTGCTAGTGAATGGAACCGACTGCATAACGGAAGAACAAACAGGATAAACACGACAGCTCCAAAGAGTCCAGCTAAAATACTCGATAACTGCAGATGCCAGTGAAATGGATGGGCAACCAATTAACTGCCTTGGATACTGAGGAGGTAAAAGCCACACATCCAAGCCAGAACTCACAGCATGTACACTGAAAgaaaagaccaacttcaacATTCCAACAACCAACAttcagcttaaatattttgttcttcaaataagattattttaagaccatattactaattttaagcatattaatctataaaaacaaagttcttaataaaagaataaaaatcttaaattgttaagaaagtataaatatgttctATTTCACATGAAGCAAACATTTGTCatgtggcgctctggttagagaagccgcttcagttgtgaaccagtaggcggcggttcgaaccccactccgtaacaaattaaaataaaatttttaaaataaccaaGACTGAAAAATGTCTTTATAAATCAATCTTTATTGTAAAAgaaacttataaattaaaaattcatttttaattttattaatttgacttttaagaacattaattcctaaaataagaactttgccttatttgaaatgttcttaaaaccaagatgtgttttcttaatttaatttatttatgtttttaactaattttttagtgcaaaattcttagttttcaGACCCATATTTTGATTTCAGGACttgttttttatcagtgtaagcGATAACTGATCGAAAGACACGCGAAACTGAGACTTGAGAGTGGAGACTTGAGAGCTGAGACCTGAGACCTGAGAGTTGACTTGGACCTGGGGTAAGAAGATATTTATTGTCGCATCCTCTGTCTCAGGCAACTGACTGAACGGGTCGGCTCAAGGACAACGACAGAGTTGCGGTTCTTTTCCTTAAAAGGTGACTATAAAAGACCCTAACTAACGTTCAACAAGTCAACAGTCTTCCTCGAGAGCGACTCTCGTCAGCAAGTCGTCGAAGTTGTAGCGAAGTTTTGGTTGTAATCGCACACCAAAAGTCCTACAAGTCGCCAGTTCCATTAACTTGACATTAAGCCCAGCAAATCCTTTCTTCGAGATGCGTTTGCTGATCCTCAGCCtgttggcattggcattggatGCCCAGGGCCATTCCATTAGCTACAGGAACAATCTGTTGGCCTATGCGCCGGCACGCGGTGAGTTTCCGGTTCAGGGAGATGTGGCCCAGGGTTATCTGAGTTACGTGGACAATACAGGAGCAGAGCGTCTGGTGGGATTCAGCTATCCGGAACCACTGTACGGCAtgcacagcagcagctttgACAACATCGAGACCCTTCGTGCCTGGTGCGAACAGCAATACAATGCTCTGAGGATTGAGCTGGAGCGTCTGCGTGCCGAGGGCAAACAACCCTCCGCCAATATACTGGCCAAGTTCGAACCCCTGCAGCAGCTGAGCCAGTCAAATGCCTTTGAGCCCGTGTCTGGCTGGAGTCCGGCAGTGCAGCTAGCTCGAGATGAGCAACTGCGCATCTGGAAAGCGAATCACCTCCAAATCAAGCAAAGTTTTCCCCTGGCGACTCCGCAGCCTGTGCAGGAAACAGACGAAGTGTCGCGAGCCCGTGAGGAGCACTTGAAGCGTTTTAATCAAGCTCTGCAGGCACAAATCAGGACGCTAGTCGAAGCACCGCTTCTCAAGGCTAACATCGAACCACAGCAGAGCGTTCCACAGACTCCACAGTTACCACAGCCCGTGGAGGAGACGCCCGAAGTGAAACGCGCTCGTGAGGAGCATCTCCGGCAGTACAACGAAGAGCTGCAGCGTCAATCTGTGCCACAGCCCACAGCCGAGCTGAAGATCGTGAAGAGTGAAGCTCCGTTGCCCATGGCCATTAAGGCAGTTGAACCCATTGCTCCACTGCCTGCGGTGACCATTAAGAGTTCGAACCCTGTTCCGGTACCAATCGAAAAGGCGCAGAGCAAACATGATCAGAGGATTCAGCAGCTCAGTCAATCCAAGATTCAAGCCGAAGACAAAGTGGCCGATATTGAAGACCTGATTCGCATCGAGCAAATGGAAGAGGAACGGGAACGCAACCGTGAGCAGCAACTGCGACGCGAGGAAGAAAAGCAAGCTGAATTGGAACGGGAACGAGAACAGCTCCGACTGATGGAGGAGAAACAGTTACTGGAAGCCGAGCGCATTTCCCTGCTgcagcaggaacagcagcGCATTGAAAGTGAGCGTCTGCTGGAGTCAAAGCGTCTCCAGGCCGAGCAACAGCTCATCCTCAGCGCTGACAAGCCAACCGCAGAGCCGAGCAGCAGCTACAAATTGATTGCCCCAACGCCAGTGAAGCCTCAGCCTCAACCCCAACTAATatcccagcagcaacaggtgcAGAACGGTTTCTTCCTGCGCATCCAATCTGGACAGCCCAGTTCGGAGCCCATTTCCGAAGGCATACAGAGTCAGAATCCCTTTCTCATTCGCTACATTCAGCAGCCACAGCCGCAGGCGCAGGCGCAAGTGAAGATCTCCTCCAGCATCGCTGCCAGCTCCCCTTCCAGTTCCGCTTACCTTTCCAGCTCCAATTCAGTACCCGCTGGTCTCAGTGAACTGGAGAAGGCGACTCGGGAGCACTTTAAGGCGCATGAGATTGCTCTGGAGCAGCTGCGTCTGGCCAATCTGAAGAATCCCGAAGCGAATCCGATTCCCTGCTGATGCGGAAACTcaccgacacacacacgcacacacacgcgcacacacaaCGTTTAGTATTTGCACAATTCATCAAAATTCGAATCCAATTCATATGCATTCATTACTTTACTATACATAGGCTtaaatactcgtactcatTCACGTtcacactcatactcatactcgttCACACTCATACTCGTACACCTGTAGCGATTAAGCGATTCATGAATATCAGTTTTAAATGCATTCAGTTGAGAAACAACGCAAAAAGCCAAGTAAATTATCATTGtatctctttttctttctttttttttttgctgctacCTACTTCTTTTTTCGTAGGTCTCTTATCAGACAAAGGAAGTTGCCCCAATGAACAGTTATAGTCGTACTCGTAACAGAATTGTTCTCTTATGCAAATTGATGGACTGTCGCCAGTTTGGCGGCTTCTCCTCGCGCTTCCTCGCCAGATAAATCCATTTGAAATGCGCATACTGAGTTAACTGAGTTAACTAGAGCAGTCGACAGATGAATCTGTTATTCAATTGATGCCAAAAAAAGAATCCGCTATCCACTTGCCACAGTTGTGGAGCTGGAGGTGGACGTGCTGCGGGGCAGGCAACACAAATGGATACGAGAAGTACGAGGTATAtgcaaaatgtatgcaaattttcaactgcactgatacaaaatttttttaaattaagatttcggtctcaaaactaaaatttttggtttaaaaaatgcgtcgagaacataaaattccaagctcttattttaagaataaatgttttttacaaaaataaaaaatacgaataattttttatatataaattttttttttttaaatttt harbors:
- the LOC117785486 gene encoding zinc finger protein 853, which codes for MRLLILSLLALALDAQGHSISYRNNLLAYAPARGEFPVQGDVAQGYLSYVDNTGAERLVGFSYPEPLYGMHSSSFDNIETLRAWCEQQYNALRIELERLRAEGKQPSANILAKFEPLQQLSQSNAFEPVSGWSPAVQLARDEQLRIWKANHLQIKQSFPLATPQPVQETDEVSRAREEHLKRFNQALQAQIRTLVEAPLLKANIEPQQSVPQTPQLPQPVEETPEVKRAREEHLRQYNEELQRQSVPQPTAELKIVKSEAPLPMAIKAVEPIAPLPAVTIKSSNPVPVPIEKAQSKHDQRIQQLSQSKIQAEDKVADIEDLIRIEQMEEERERNREQQLRREEEKQAELEREREQLRLMEEKQLLEAERISLLQQEQQRIESERLLESKRLQAEQQLILSADKPTAEPSSSYKLIAPTPVKPQPQPQLISQQQQVQNGFFLRIQSGQPSSEPISEGIQSQNPFLIRYIQQPQPQAQAQVKISSSIAASSPSSSAYLSSSNSVPAGLSELEKATREHFKAHEIALEQLRLANLKNPEANPIPC